From the Lolium rigidum isolate FL_2022 chromosome 2, APGP_CSIRO_Lrig_0.1, whole genome shotgun sequence genome, one window contains:
- the LOC124689183 gene encoding uncharacterized protein LOC124689183 — MPCARAEDALPSAAAAPDMVSASVGGLIQKVVGGRRSTDSARTLQRAPHVLPPEDEAPAPAPAASCSGDDGKGSRSGRREESRKGRMRSYRLELEQEVKKLQRQLEEEIELHVALADAVTQNAAPALKSSSKIPHETHELLINIASLESAVSNLEKELNDLYYQLCHERNERLLAENNPGCLPPACPDDRSLSTCTCTWEEHISSLRDLKYGGSESMRSMQEDLFTELDYEQGPGEESEDGQMVSLNRLLEKHRDISLNGLLEKHRDEEMQESCSVEKHGKEDEKVNALSFEQSIQKITSMKGGNLWNYPNQLSEEMVRCMRNIFLRLSESAKRPAKTSSDCSSSSAERLSGSTLASFSDSSILPSMLRSSSVDSNHNDVMMNQAKNLDPYKVNGKGTRRDIGNYCSAAEVSWMSVGKEQLEYASEALKKFRFLVEQLSKVNPNCLNSEERLAFWINLYNALIMHSYLAYGVPRNDIKLFSLMQKACYTVGGQSFSAAEIEFVILKMKTPVHRPQLSLMLALHKFKVSEGHKKYSIDEAEPLLLFGLSCGMFSSPAVRIFTAENVRNELLESLRDYIQASVGISDRGKLLIPKLLQSYAKGAVEDSLFTDWICHHLSPDQVAVIRDSSSSQRKQRLLGARSFTVVAFDSKFRYLFLPDSSSSPHKPQPKQAS; from the exons ATGCCGTGCGCGAGGGCCGAGGACGCGCtcccatccgccgccgccgcccccgacaTGGTCTCCGCCTCAGT GGGCGGCCTGATCCAGAAGGTGGTCGGCGGACGCAGGTCGACGGACTCAGCGCGGACGCTGCAGCGCGCGCCGCACGTGCTGCCGCCCGAGGACGAAGCGCCGGCACCGGCGCCGGCGGCCAGCTGCTCCGGG gatGATGGTAAGGGAAGTCGCAgtgggaggagagaggagagccgCAAGGGCAGGATGCGGAGCTACCGGTTGGAGCTCGAGCAGGAA GTCAAGAAGCTGCAGAGGCAGCTCGAAGAAGAGATCGAGTTGCACGTGGCGCTGGCGGACGCCGTCACGCAGAACGCGGCGCCTGCGTTGAAGTCGTCTTCGAAGATCCCACATGAG ACACATGAGCTACTCATCAACATTGCCTCCCTGGAGAGCGCCGTCTCCAACCTCGAGAAGGAGTTAAATGATCTGTATTACCAGCTTTGTCACGAAAGGAATGAAAGGCTGCTTGCCGAAAATAATCCAGGATGCTTGCCACCTGCATGCCCAGATGACCGGTCGTTGTCAACTTGCACGTGTACATGGGAAGAA CACATATCATCATTAAGGGATTTGAAGTATGGAGGATCCGAGTCAATGAGATCAATGCAAGAAGATTTGTTCACTGAACTTGACTATGAGCAGGGCCCTGGAGAAGAGTCTGAAGATGGACAAATGGTTTCCCTAAACAGGCTGCTAGAGAAACACCGGGATATCTCCTTAAATGGACTGCTGGAAAAGCACCGGGATGAAGAG ATGCAAGAATCGTGCTCGGTGGAAAAGCATGGCAAAGAGGATGAGAAGGTCAATGCTCTATCATTTGAACAGTCCATTCAAAAGATAACTAGCATGAAAGGAGGGAATCTTTGGAACTATCCAAATCAGCTCTCAGAGGAGATGGTGCGATGCATGAGAAACATTTTCCTCCGTTTATCGGAATCCGCCAAGAGACCAGCAAAGACATCTTCTGattgttcatcctcatcagcagaGCGGCTATCTGGCTCTACATTGGCGTCCTTCTCAGATTCATCCATATTACCCTCCATGCTTCGGAGTTCCTCAGTTGACTCAAACCacaatgatgtgatgatgaatcaaGCCAAAAACTTGGATCCTTATAAAGTTAATGGAAAGGGAACCCGGAGAGATATTGGAAACTATTGTTCAGCAGCTGAAGTATCTTGGATGTCGGTTGGAAAGGAGCAACTTGAATATGCATCTGAAGCTCTAAAGAAGTTCAG ATTTCTCGTGGAGCAGCTATCGAAGGTTAACCCTAATTGTCTGAACTCTGAGGAGCGGCTAGCCTTTTGGATTAACTTATATAATGCCTTGATAATGCAT TCATACCTAGCATATGGAGTTCCCCGGAATGACATCAAGCTTTTTTCTCTAATGCAAAAG GCCTGTTACACAGTTGGTGGGCAGTCGTTTAGCGCAGCTGAAATAGAGTTTGTGATTCTGAAAATGAAGACTCCGGTGCACCGCCCCCAACTT TCTTTGATGTTGGCTCTTCATAAGTTCAAAGTTTCTGAGGGGCACAAGAAGTATTCAATCGATGAAGCCGAGCCCCTTTTGCTGTTTGGACTCAGTTGTGGAATGTTCTCTTCACCAGCG GTAAGAATTTTTACAGCAGAAAATGTCAGGAATGAGCTGCTGGAATCATTGAGAGACTACATCCAGGCATCTGTCGGTATAAGTGACCGAGGGAAACTACTAATCCCGAAGTTACTGCAGAGCTACGCCAAGGGGGCCGTCGAAGACTCTCTGTTCACGGACTGGATCTGTCATCACCTCTCCCCTGACCAAGTTGCAGTCATCCGGGACTCCTCTTCCTCACAGAGGAAGCAGCGGCTCCTCGGTGCACGCAGTTTTACCGTGGTTGCATTCGACTCAAAGTTCCGGTATCTCTTCTTGCCTGACAGCAGCAGCAGCCCCCACAAGCCACAACCCAAACAGGCTTCCTGA
- the LOC124689184 gene encoding DNA (cytosine-5)-methyltransferase DRM2-like produces the protein MSQICISDSDDSDAFEWDTDGEAEPSSVAALRNFDAPGPSTLDANECVKRKASFDLVKEYVGMGFLEEHVLKGIEKVGHSDADELLNHLLTYQLPGDDCVSNFSTSGCAPLSVEEGSDDDFYFDWESDEDAGGREPNSDGSGNEDILQEMVDKDEKIKFLQEMGFPGDEVDRTITRCGVNASMDVLIDSIHASQHQATNRCFDSFGGREKAKVMEESKNKRKLYGGRAQGSQPRRRLDGSQVNSMRLPNPMKGFSLPNDRHRLPPVNRRLPDEAKGRPFFYYENVAQAPKDTWRRISDTLYGIEPEFVDSQYICATARKRGYIHNLPIENRLRLPLPPQTILETFPHYEKWWPKWDSRRKFNCLQTVKAPATVTEWIHRDLATLSSPPPPSVQKRVIYQCKKWNLVWTGKNIAVPLEADEMEKLLGFPVNHTRGVSKTDQYKSLGNSFQIDTVTYHLSVLKRMFPNGMTVLSLFSGIGGAEVALQRLGIRLKAVVSVEKSEVNRRILKAWWGQTEQQGTLIEFDDVENLSKEEIEYHTRRLGGFDLVIGGSPCNNLAGSNRHHRVGLQGKESCLFFQYFRILGVVKSVMATMREEGDTRY, from the exons ATGTCGCAGATCTGCATTAGCGATAGCGATGATAGTGATGCGTTTGAGTGGGACACTGATGGCGAGGCTGAGCCCTCATCGGTTGCGGCCTTGAGGAACTTTGATGCTCCTGGGCCATCCACACTG GATGCCAATGAGTGcgtcaagaggaaagcatcattTGATTTAGTCAAGGAATATGTGGGAATGGGTTTCCTAGAGGAGCATGTCTTGAAAGGAATCGAAAAAGTTG GGCACAGTGATGCAGATGAATTGCTCAATCACCTTCTCACCTATCAG CTCCCAGGTGATGACTGTGTGAGTAATTTCTCGACTTCTGGTTGCGCCCCCTTGAGTGTTGAAGAGGGCAGTGATGACGACTTTTATTTTGACTGGGAAAGCGACGAGGATGCTGGTGGAAGGGAACCCAACTCTGATGGTTCTGGTAATGAG GACATCTTACAAGAGATGGTTGATAAGGATGAGAAGATCAAGTTCCTACAGGAAATGGGCTTTCCTGGAGATGAAGTGGATAGAACTATTACCAGATGCG GTGTCAACGCTTCAATGGATGTGCTAATCGATTCAATACATGCATCACAACATCAG GCTACTAACAGGTGCTTTGACTCCTTCGGAgggagagaaaaagcaaaagtcaTGGAGGAGAGCAAGAACAAGAGGAAGCTATACGGAGGTCGAGCACAAGGAAGCCAACCCCGCCGCCGCTTGGATGGTAGCCAGGTGAACTCTATGCGCCTTCCTAATCCCATGAAAGGGTTTAGTCTGCCTAATGACAGGCATAGGCTACCGCCAGTTAACAGAAGGCTTCCCGACGAAGCAAAAGGACGCCCGTTCTTCTACTACGAAAACGTGGCCCAGGCTCCTAAAGACACATGGAGGAGAATTTCGGATACTCTGTATGGAATTGAACCAGAATTTGTGgactcacaatatatctgtgcaaCCGCTAGGAAGAGAGGTTATATCCACAATCTCCCGATCGAGAACAGACTTCGTCTCCCCCTCCCACCACAGACTATACTTGAGACCTTCCCCCATTATGAGAAGTGGTGGCCTAAATGGGATTCGAGAAGGAAGTTCAACTGCTTGCAAACTGTGAAGGCACCTGCAACGGTGACAGAGTGGATTCACCGTGACCTTGCAACCTTAAGCAGCCCACCACCTCCAAGCGTTCAGAAAAGGGTTATTTACCAGTGCAAGAAATGGAATCTAGTGTGGACTGGAAAAAACATAGCTGTTCCTCTGGAAGCGGATGAGATGGAGAAACTGCTTGGTTTCCCAGTCAACCACACAAGAGGAGTCAGCAAGACCGACCAGTACAAATCTCTTGGCAACTCTTTCCAGATTGACACCGTCACTTATCATTTATCGGTGCTCAAAAGGATGTTTCCTAATGGCATGACTGTGTTGTCCCTCTTCAGTGGAATTGGAGGAGCAGAGGTAGCTCTCCAGAGGCTTGGGATACGCCTAAAGGCGGTTGTCTCTGTTGAGAAATCGGAGGTAAACAGAAGAATTTTGAAAGCTTGGTGGGGTCAGACTGAGCAGCAGGGAACGTTGATTGAGTTTGATGATGTGGAGAATTTGAGCAAGGAAGAGATCGAATATCATACTAGAAGATTGGGTGGTTTCGACTTGGTGATCGGGGGCAGCCCATGCAACAACCTTGCGGGCAGCAACCGACACCACCGCGTTGGTTTACAGGGCAAGGAGAGTTGTCTGTTCTTCCAATACTTCAGGATTTTGGGTGTTGTCAAGTCCGTAATGGCGACCATGCGTGAGGAAGGCGACACACGCTACTGA